DNA sequence from the Elusimicrobiota bacterium genome:
CGATGTGTATTCAGTATCATAACCATTAAATACCAAGTTGCTATCTACGATACTTGATATATTTGGGCCATTCGCTATTATTTTTAAATCATGCCACTTATCTATCTGCCCAATTGAACTATAAGGAGCTGTAGCGAATAAAACCACTGGGCTCCAAAATGCCCCTCTAGCTTTTGAGAATTCATAACGGGAACCGGAATTACCAGCTATAACAATTCTGTAGGTATAAGCAGAACTAAGCCGTTCCCTAAATTGAATTCCTATAGAATCGTTATAATACCCATCCCAACGATATCTTAACTTAAGACAAAAGTCCTTAACTACCAAATCGGAAATCTTTGCCATTGGTGGTGCAAATCCCAAATTCTTTTGTTGAAACACACCGTTTTGTACAGACCATCCTTCATTTACCATCCAAGTTGGACTAGCGGAAGAACCATTTATGTAATAACTAAAATCGTCATAGAAATCAAATACCGCGGCCCCGCTGCTCTTGGATACTGCGTTTGAGTTTCCGTAATACAAATAAATATCTTTTGTTCCGTTAGGTATATTTGGAAGTTTGACCACAAATCCTGCGGTAGTTGAACTTGTTTTATCTTCCCAGTATCTCAATTCCGTAACATCATCGTTATCGACAAACCTTATATCCCCGAGATCATCACGCATTTTTGCCTGAGAGACTAAGCTTGATGTATTTATAAGCCCTGTAGAACAAAATATCTGGTAATCAGACAATACACCGCTGCTGTTGGTAACTGTAAACTTCTGCCTATACTGCCAATCATTATTCCACCAGCAAAATGATACATCGCATAAAAACAATAATAAAGATAAAGCACTGGTAATAACATAATACTTCTTGATGTTATCTTTCATAGATATTTTCTCCTTCTATAGAATTTATAGAATGCTATTTAATACTACATTATTTGGTTATGTAATACAATCAACGCAGTGATAAACCAATTATTGAGTTACTTAATTCAACCTAACAGCGTGTTTACAGTTCTGATACCAAACGTTTAAGGTTCGCGATCCCGGTCTTAGACCCGAGCTTACACTCTTCCCCGCCTTCAAACTCAATTGAGAGATACCCTTCGTAGGTAGATTCTTTAATCACTTGCAGGACTGCACGGGTGTCAACATCCCCAAACCCAATAATTGCGCCACGAAGGTAATTACCATAAAGCGTATTAATCCATCCTTCACCGGGATATTGTTTACGGATATAAAAATCCTTAAAATGCACGTGCGATGCGAACCTAATATTGTTTTTTGTAGCCACTACAGGATCCTCATCCGCACAGAGAAAGTTGCCGATATCGATGGTCGTACGAAAATTCTCGCGTCCCACTGCGTTGATCAGCATCTGTACACGATCACTTTTCTGCATAAAAAACCCGTGGTTTTCAACACTGGTAGTAATCCCGTACTTTTTTGCATGATCCGCAATCTCACGGCATGCATCCGCTACTTTCGGAAGGTCTTTCATAAACTGTTCGATATTACAGTCCGGCTTTGGCCGTCCCGCAGCGTCATGCCGCATACGTTTAACTCCAAGCCGCGCACCGATCTCAACTTCCTTTTTCATGCGTTCAATCTCTGCGCGGTATTTCTCGTCAGTATCCTGTATAAAAGCTGCACCAATAGTATAACTCGCGATATCAAGCTCACACGACTTTGCTTTCTCACGGATGTCATCCACAAGTTTTGGGTTATCCGCTAACCCGCCATAGGAAAGTTCAACAAACTCACCGCCATTATCTTTAATCCACTGTATCGCTCCAAGGATATCAAACTCTTTTGCTTTGATTGCCCGTGACAAACTATACGTACTCAACCCTACTTTAAACCTGCTCATAATAATTTTAACACCTTTCTATAAAAACTCTAGTACCTTAAATCATTTAAATAATAGTTTAACATATCCACCCAAAGTTTTGAATAACCGTAACTTACTTTTTCCTGGTTTAAGGTCGTACCTCAACACCAGCGGCACTTCCACAAGTTTTGGCTTGAACTCCAACAGTTTCATTAATAACTCAAATGTTGCCGCAAAATTAGTTTCAGTAACCAACTTATCACCGTACTTCATAAATGCTTTTTTAATAATCTCACCGCGTACCACGCGATAACCGCAGGTATAATCCCTTAGCCCGGGATACGGATACCTTAACTGCAGAATAATCTTTGCGCATAAACTCAACACCCTGCGGTAAAATGCTAATCCCACGAGCTTTGCGCCAGGGACATATCTTGACGCTATAATAATATCATACCCGCTCTTAACTTTTTCAATCATACCCGTTATTGAATCAACAGGATGTGTATCATCAGCATCCATAGTACATACAACATCATTATCTTCTAACCCTATATTTACCACATATTTAATACCAGTCAACAAAGCTGTACCAAGCCCGGAATTAACCTTATGTTCAAGTAAAACAATATTTATTGTACTACCCATCCTGGCAGCTACTTTTGAAGTATTATCTGTTGAACCATCATTAACCACTATAACTTTCACATTTGTTTTGGGTAGCAATACACTGAACTTGGGGATTAACTTCTCTAACGCCGCAGCTTCATTATACGCCGGAAGTATTATATATATCATCCTTTTTGTTACCCTACTACTTTCTGTGTGGCATACCTCAATCCAATGATTAACAAAATTGTTACTGTCAGCAATGTAAGTGATAACCCTGCACAAAACATTCCTGGTATATACACAAACTCAATATTCAGGGTTCCGGTATTTACTTTCACAGCACGGAAAGTTTTCATAAACTTCTCAAGTTTACTATTTAAACCATCAACCTTAACCACCCATCCTGGATACCAGTTGTCGGTAAGCACCACAACCCCCGCCCTTTTTTGTGTAAGCTGTAAGTTAACACGTTCCGGTGAATATCTTGTGATACCGACTTTTTCAAATACCAACTTTTTCTTAGTTTCACTTTGCGAAACTAGCTGCCCATCAGTCCCCGCATTTTTTTCGGGTATAAACACCGCACGGGATAATGTTTTATCGTTGAGATACACCTTTGCCGGCGTGGTACAAAGCAACTCTGCGTTTAAATCAGTATCCGCTATAACATACCTTACATTTGCGAAACCCAGTAAATACTTTGCATCCTCAAACCTTTTTTGCTCGTAAATATCCAGCGCGTAAGAGTAGGAGTTAGCAAGTTCCAACGGTTCTCCCATCCCCGCAAAGTTGAACAGATGGAACTTCATACTTATAAGATTGAACAACTTTTCGGTAGATAACTTCCATGCGTACTCAACATTTCCTGTAGTAAACATACGGTTACGATCTGTTGCGGGTGATACAAAAAACCGTTCCCAGGGATGACTGTTATTTTTAATATTCTCATATTGCAACCTCGCTGCCGTATGATTAATATACCCATACCATCTATCACTTGTAACCGGTAAGTGTTTGTATGAAAGTATAAGAAGGTTTATCAATACAACAGCAGGTATCAGCCATAGGTAACCATTGTTACTACCATTACTCTTCCGTTCCAGTTTTTCAAATATAACCGGAAGAGTTGTGATTAATATCAACACTGCGGCAGCAGAAAATATGTACATTAACCCTCCGGGATAACGGAAATATCTAAACAATAAC
Encoded proteins:
- a CDS encoding DUF2341 domain-containing protein is translated as MKDNIKKYYVITSALSLLLFLCDVSFCWWNNDWQYRQKFTVTNSSGVLSDYQIFCSTGLINTSSLVSQAKMRDDLGDIRFVDNDDVTELRYWEDKTSSTTAGFVVKLPNIPNGTKDIYLYYGNSNAVSKSSGAAVFDFYDDFSYYINGSSASPTWMVNEGWSVQNGVFQQKNLGFAPPMAKISDLVVKDFCLKLRYRWDGYYNDSIGIQFRERLSSAYTYRIVIAGNSGSRYEFSKARGAFWSPVVLFATAPYSSIGQIDKWHDLKIIANGPNISSIVDSNLVFNGYDTEYTSGTISVYTTNAYWSIDDIYISKYVNPEPSISLTTSEEKYLLPSTNSNSKVKISPNPFNGSNGDTVITFSGFNSSASIKVHTLKGELVWSKDNTGSSENWDVKNKNGKPVASGVYIFVITDFYGNKQTGKLAIIK
- a CDS encoding sugar phosphate isomerase/epimerase family protein, giving the protein MSRFKVGLSTYSLSRAIKAKEFDILGAIQWIKDNGGEFVELSYGGLADNPKLVDDIREKAKSCELDIASYTIGAAFIQDTDEKYRAEIERMKKEVEIGARLGVKRMRHDAAGRPKPDCNIEQFMKDLPKVADACREIADHAKKYGITTSVENHGFFMQKSDRVQMLINAVGRENFRTTIDIGNFLCADEDPVVATKNNIRFASHVHFKDFYIRKQYPGEGWINTLYGNYLRGAIIGFGDVDTRAVLQVIKESTYEGYLSIEFEGGEECKLGSKTGIANLKRLVSEL
- a CDS encoding glycosyltransferase → MIYIILPAYNEAAALEKLIPKFSVLLPKTNVKVIVVNDGSTDNTSKVAARMGSTINIVLLEHKVNSGLGTALLTGIKYVVNIGLEDNDVVCTMDADDTHPVDSITGMIEKVKSGYDIIIASRYVPGAKLVGLAFYRRVLSLCAKIILQLRYPYPGLRDYTCGYRVVRGEIIKKAFMKYGDKLVTETNFAATFELLMKLLEFKPKLVEVPLVLRYDLKPGKSKLRLFKTLGGYVKLLFK